The following proteins are encoded in a genomic region of Natrinema sp. DC36:
- a CDS encoding ATP-binding protein, with protein sequence MSHDASDRVRVCPVVPWLTQNSVPWIISGLGGLSVVFLVGWLIAFAGLLEIANILLSITVVGGPALGLVWGGYLLTRSDIDENRYARVCKWCLGGAVGFLGINLLTMLVVPSTLAGNLSWAQFSVNAGGVAGFAVGYVEARAIQREVEATAATVRAEQLEDERALLMYLNDLLRHEVLNSAQIIGGHASLLREQYEDERLHDRLETIEGESGDLVGVIEDVRAMLDANRGAETGTVDLTALLEAQLDECRARFDDAVLEATLPDGVAVRGNQGLQWVFSNLLENAIEHNDGDTPRVRVTVDAAPETVTVTVADNGPGIPETTRETLFERKSTNHGLGLYLSKILAGRYGGTVGLADTGPDGSTFVVTLPRASSPANAVETVENN encoded by the coding sequence ATGAGCCACGATGCGTCGGATCGAGTTCGCGTTTGCCCGGTCGTCCCCTGGCTCACGCAGAACTCGGTCCCCTGGATCATCAGCGGACTCGGCGGGCTCTCGGTCGTGTTCCTCGTCGGCTGGTTGATCGCGTTCGCGGGGCTACTCGAGATCGCCAATATCCTGCTCAGTATTACCGTCGTGGGTGGTCCAGCCCTCGGTCTCGTCTGGGGCGGCTATCTGCTCACCCGAAGCGACATCGACGAGAACCGGTACGCTCGCGTTTGCAAGTGGTGTCTCGGCGGTGCAGTCGGCTTTCTGGGGATCAATCTCCTGACCATGCTCGTCGTCCCCTCGACGCTCGCCGGGAACCTCAGCTGGGCGCAGTTCTCCGTCAACGCGGGCGGCGTCGCCGGATTCGCGGTCGGCTACGTCGAAGCGCGAGCGATCCAGCGGGAGGTCGAAGCGACGGCGGCCACCGTCCGCGCCGAACAGCTCGAGGACGAGCGGGCGCTCCTCATGTACCTGAACGACCTCCTCCGACACGAGGTGCTGAACTCCGCCCAGATTATCGGCGGTCACGCATCGCTGTTACGCGAGCAATACGAGGACGAACGGCTCCACGATCGTCTCGAGACGATCGAAGGCGAAAGCGGCGACCTCGTCGGCGTCATCGAGGACGTGCGGGCAATGTTGGACGCGAACCGCGGAGCCGAAACCGGCACCGTCGACCTCACCGCGTTACTCGAGGCGCAGCTGGACGAGTGTCGCGCCCGGTTCGACGACGCCGTACTCGAGGCGACGCTGCCCGACGGGGTCGCCGTCAGGGGAAATCAGGGACTGCAGTGGGTCTTCTCGAACCTCCTCGAGAACGCGATCGAACACAACGACGGCGACACGCCGCGCGTTCGCGTGACCGTCGACGCGGCGCCCGAGACCGTGACGGTCACGGTCGCCGATAACGGCCCGGGGATTCCCGAGACGACTCGGGAGACGCTGTTCGAACGCAAGTCGACTAACCACGGACTCGGCCTCTACCTCTCCAAGATCCTCGCAGGCAGGTACGGCGGCACCGTCGGCCTCGCCGATACCGGCCCGGACGGGAGCACCTTCGTCGTCACGTTGCCGCGCGCGTCGTCTCCCGCGAACGCCGTCGAAACCGTCGAAAACAACTAA
- a CDS encoding potassium channel family protein, with protein MDPLEGELSSTSIEYEPVSVKDVLVEMKDTAELLIDLSYSAVLHQSEPLATEVLRLEERMDVLELRARMSLLMAARKPADAEQLAPVLGIVGAADGISDAAGDIAKIVLDDVGLPEAMRAALPDAAGTLVRGVVAPDSAYAGRALKDIDLESETGVRVIALRRGNEWLLNPGPNTRVEADDVAFLRGPDSSIGGVYETLTGEVYEAPSAETADIDDLERAVDTIIHMKDFSELAVDLAYSSVLFDSEELAEEVRNLEVEVDAMQSRFEAWTLRAAADARDPVALRGLIQLGSSTERISDTAIEISEGVLRDIDVHPVVQLAVQESDEIITRVVVETGSELDGTAVTAGVPDAESTMSVIAIRRPSEGWLLVADADAELRGGDVLISKGTRTAAAAFRELASA; from the coding sequence ATGGACCCGCTCGAGGGCGAGCTGTCGTCGACGTCGATCGAGTACGAGCCCGTCAGCGTCAAGGACGTGCTCGTGGAGATGAAGGACACCGCGGAGCTGTTGATCGACCTTTCGTACTCGGCGGTGCTCCACCAGAGCGAGCCGCTCGCCACGGAGGTGCTTCGACTGGAAGAGCGGATGGACGTCCTCGAGTTGCGCGCGCGGATGAGCCTCCTGATGGCCGCACGGAAGCCCGCGGACGCGGAACAGCTCGCGCCCGTCCTCGGGATCGTCGGCGCGGCCGACGGGATCAGCGACGCCGCCGGCGACATCGCGAAGATCGTCCTCGACGACGTGGGGCTGCCCGAAGCGATGCGGGCCGCGTTGCCGGACGCGGCGGGCACTCTCGTTCGGGGCGTCGTCGCTCCCGACTCCGCTTACGCCGGGCGGGCGCTGAAAGACATCGATCTCGAGTCGGAGACGGGCGTGCGCGTGATCGCGCTCCGGCGGGGAAACGAGTGGCTCCTCAACCCCGGCCCGAACACGCGCGTCGAGGCCGACGACGTGGCGTTTCTGCGGGGCCCCGATTCGTCGATCGGCGGCGTTTACGAGACGCTGACCGGCGAGGTCTACGAGGCACCCTCCGCCGAGACGGCCGACATCGACGATCTGGAGCGGGCGGTGGATACCATCATACACATGAAGGATTTCTCCGAACTCGCGGTCGATCTGGCCTACAGCAGCGTGCTGTTCGACAGCGAGGAACTCGCCGAGGAGGTCCGCAACCTCGAGGTCGAAGTCGACGCGATGCAATCGCGATTCGAGGCGTGGACGCTACGGGCGGCCGCCGACGCGCGGGACCCGGTCGCCCTGCGGGGCCTGATCCAGCTGGGCAGCAGCACGGAGCGGATCAGCGACACCGCGATCGAGATCAGCGAGGGCGTTCTGCGGGATATCGACGTTCACCCGGTCGTGCAGCTGGCCGTCCAGGAGAGCGACGAGATCATCACTCGCGTCGTGGTCGAGACGGGAAGCGAACTCGACGGCACTGCGGTCACCGCCGGCGTTCCCGACGCCGAGTCGACGATGTCGGTGATCGCCATCCGCAGACCCAGCGAGGGGTGGCTGCTGGTCGCGGACGCAGACGCCGAGTTACGCGGCGGCGACGTGCTCATTTCGAAAGGGACCCGAACCGCTGCTGCGGCTTTTCGGGAACTCGCGTCCGCGTAG
- a CDS encoding elongation factor EF-2: MGRRKKIVQECERLMDDPENIRNIAIAAHVDHGKTTLTDNLLAGAGMISDETAGEQLAMDTEEDEQERGITIDAANVSMTHEYEDQNHLINLIDTPGHVDFGGDVTRAMRAVDGALVVVDAVEGAMPQTETVLRQALREGVKPTLFINKVDRLISELQEGPEEMQNRLLSVIHDVNELIRGMTEEMDDIDDWTVSVEEGTVGFGSALYKWGVSMPSMQRTGMDFGEIMELERNDKRQELHERTPLSDVVLDMVCEHFPNPVNAQPRRIPRIWRGDADSDLADSMRLVDEDGEVVLMVTDIAMDPHAGEVASGRVFSGTLEKGQELYVSGTAGKNRVQSVGVYMGGEREEVDHVPAGNIAAVTGLKDAIAGSTVSGVEMTPFETIEHISEPVITKSVEAQTMDDLPKLIETLRQVSKEDPTIQITINEDTGEHLISGQGELHLEVITQRIEKNQGIPVNTGEPIVVYREAIQRASDQVEGISPNRHNRFYISVEPLPDDVVDAVKKGEASMDMPEQERREALQDAGMDKDDSQEVEHIHGSNILLDQTKGIQHLNETMELFIEGLEDALDNGPLANEPVQGTLIRLHDARLHEDTIHRGPAQVIPATRNAVHKALIDGRIKMLEPMQDARIDVPNDHMGAASGEIQGRRGRVDDMYQEGDLMVVEGIAPVGEMIGFASDIRSATEGRASWNTENAGFEVMADSLQREKIMEIRERKGMKLELPPAIDYL; encoded by the coding sequence ATGGGCCGACGCAAGAAGATCGTCCAAGAGTGTGAACGGCTGATGGACGACCCGGAGAACATCCGGAACATCGCCATCGCCGCTCACGTCGACCACGGGAAAACAACCCTTACGGACAATCTGCTGGCTGGTGCCGGCATGATCTCCGACGAGACCGCGGGTGAACAACTCGCGATGGACACCGAGGAAGACGAGCAAGAACGCGGGATCACCATCGACGCGGCAAACGTCTCGATGACCCACGAGTACGAGGATCAGAACCACCTGATCAACCTCATCGACACGCCCGGCCACGTCGACTTCGGTGGCGACGTGACCCGAGCGATGCGTGCCGTCGACGGTGCGCTCGTCGTCGTCGACGCCGTTGAGGGTGCGATGCCTCAGACCGAGACGGTGCTGCGACAGGCGCTCCGAGAGGGCGTCAAGCCGACCCTGTTCATCAACAAGGTCGACCGTCTGATCTCCGAACTGCAGGAAGGACCCGAAGAGATGCAGAACCGGCTTCTGTCGGTCATCCACGACGTCAACGAACTTATCCGTGGGATGACCGAGGAGATGGACGACATCGACGACTGGACCGTCTCCGTCGAAGAGGGGACCGTCGGCTTCGGCTCCGCACTGTACAAGTGGGGCGTCTCCATGCCCTCGATGCAGCGCACCGGGATGGACTTCGGCGAAATCATGGAGCTCGAGCGCAACGACAAGCGCCAGGAACTCCACGAGCGGACGCCGCTGTCGGACGTCGTGCTCGACATGGTCTGTGAGCACTTCCCGAACCCGGTTAACGCCCAACCCCGTCGTATCCCGCGTATCTGGCGCGGCGACGCCGACTCCGACCTCGCAGACTCGATGCGCCTCGTCGACGAGGACGGCGAGGTCGTCCTGATGGTTACCGACATCGCGATGGACCCCCACGCCGGTGAGGTCGCATCCGGCCGCGTCTTCTCCGGAACGCTCGAGAAGGGCCAGGAACTCTACGTCTCCGGGACGGCGGGGAAGAACCGCGTCCAGTCCGTCGGCGTCTACATGGGCGGCGAACGCGAGGAAGTCGATCACGTTCCGGCGGGGAACATCGCCGCCGTCACCGGCCTCAAAGACGCCATCGCCGGGTCGACCGTCTCCGGCGTCGAGATGACGCCGTTCGAGACGATCGAACACATCTCGGAACCGGTCATCACCAAGAGCGTGGAGGCCCAGACGATGGACGACCTGCCGAAGCTCATCGAGACCCTTCGACAAGTGTCCAAGGAGGACCCCACGATCCAGATTACGATCAACGAGGATACCGGCGAACACCTGATCTCCGGACAGGGTGAACTCCACCTCGAGGTCATCACCCAGCGTATCGAGAAGAATCAGGGGATCCCGGTCAACACCGGCGAACCGATCGTCGTCTACCGCGAGGCGATCCAGCGCGCGAGCGACCAGGTCGAAGGCATCTCCCCGAACCGTCACAACCGCTTTTACATCTCCGTCGAGCCGCTGCCGGACGACGTCGTCGATGCGGTCAAGAAAGGCGAGGCGTCGATGGACATGCCCGAGCAGGAACGCCGCGAGGCCCTGCAGGACGCCGGCATGGACAAGGACGACTCGCAGGAAGTCGAGCACATCCACGGCTCGAACATCCTGCTGGACCAGACGAAGGGTATCCAGCACCTGAATGAGACGATGGAGCTGTTCATCGAGGGACTCGAGGACGCCCTCGACAACGGCCCACTGGCGAACGAGCCGGTGCAGGGGACGCTCATCCGTCTGCACGACGCTCGACTCCACGAGGACACCATCCACCGCGGCCCGGCTCAGGTCATTCCCGCGACCCGGAACGCCGTCCACAAGGCGCTGATCGACGGTCGCATCAAGATGCTCGAGCCGATGCAGGACGCTCGTATCGACGTTCCCAACGACCACATGGGCGCTGCGTCCGGCGAGATTCAGGGCCGTCGTGGCCGCGTCGACGACATGTACCAGGAAGGAGACCTCATGGTCGTCGAGGGTATCGCGCCCGTCGGCGAGATGATCGGGTTCGCGAGCGACATCCGCTCCGCGACCGAGGGTCGTGCCTCCTGGAACACCGAGAACGCCGGCTTCGAGGTCATGGCCGACTCCCTCCAGCGCGAGAAGATCATGGAGATCCGCGAGCGCAAGGGCATGAAGCTCGAGCTGCCGCCAGCGATCGACTACCTCTAA
- a CDS encoding CrcB family protein encodes MADAHPLVRLETLALIAVGGFAGSNLRFLAMEALPDVPSIVLVNAVGSALLGFLVYEAEYAGHIGTRARLVFTTGFLSSLTTYSTFALQTALASNPLALGGIVAANYGLGLLGVLAGRALARRIGTPHHAGGETA; translated from the coding sequence ATGGCAGACGCACATCCGCTCGTTCGACTCGAGACGCTCGCGCTGATCGCCGTCGGCGGCTTCGCCGGCTCGAACCTCCGGTTTCTCGCGATGGAAGCGCTCCCGGACGTGCCCTCGATCGTCCTCGTCAACGCCGTCGGGAGCGCCCTCCTCGGCTTTCTGGTCTACGAGGCCGAGTACGCGGGTCACATCGGAACGCGGGCCCGCCTCGTCTTCACGACGGGGTTTCTCTCCTCGCTGACGACCTACAGCACGTTCGCGCTCCAGACTGCGCTCGCGTCGAATCCGCTCGCGCTGGGCGGCATCGTCGCCGCGAACTACGGACTCGGGCTGCTCGGCGTGCTCGCGGGACGGGCGCTCGCGCGCCGAATCGGGACGCCGCACCACGCCGGCGGTGAGACGGCGTGA
- a CDS encoding cation diffusion facilitator family transporter, protein MTGDAAGDGGRGGFARASWANVLGNVVKIVAEGAAGLAFGSVALLADAAHSLADLVASVVVLVWGRSAFDEPDTTHPHGHDRIEPLTALFVGAVIALLGLNLLYRSVEGLLTGTDIEFSVLLLVALGFAIVDMYLVYRYTVRINERLQSTALAALAKDCLNDIYTSVAAIVGVLGVLVGYPILDPAAGGLVSLLVVYQGVEIGRENVDYLIGAAPGPEKRGEITDRLRSHPAVEGVHDLTVFYDGTVLEVEVHVEVDGDMPFRDAHDIESELVDQLRGLENVGDAHVHLDPSGIGEWKESADEFGSP, encoded by the coding sequence ATGACCGGAGACGCTGCCGGGGACGGCGGGCGGGGCGGGTTCGCGCGGGCGTCGTGGGCGAACGTCCTCGGTAACGTCGTGAAGATCGTCGCCGAGGGGGCGGCGGGACTCGCCTTCGGGAGCGTCGCCCTGCTCGCGGACGCGGCCCACTCGCTCGCGGACCTCGTGGCCAGCGTGGTCGTTCTCGTCTGGGGCCGAAGCGCGTTCGACGAACCCGACACGACCCATCCGCACGGCCACGATCGGATCGAACCCCTGACGGCGCTGTTCGTCGGTGCCGTCATCGCGCTCCTCGGCCTGAATCTGCTCTACCGGTCCGTCGAGGGACTCCTCACCGGCACCGATATCGAGTTCAGCGTCCTGCTCCTCGTGGCCCTTGGCTTCGCAATCGTCGACATGTACCTCGTCTACCGCTACACCGTTCGGATCAACGAACGCCTGCAGTCGACGGCGCTCGCGGCGCTTGCGAAGGACTGCCTGAACGACATCTACACCTCGGTCGCCGCCATCGTCGGCGTTCTCGGCGTCCTGGTCGGCTATCCGATACTCGACCCCGCCGCCGGCGGCCTCGTCAGCCTGCTGGTCGTCTATCAGGGCGTGGAGATCGGCAGGGAGAACGTCGATTACCTCATCGGTGCCGCGCCCGGTCCCGAAAAGCGCGGGGAGATCACCGACCGCCTGCGGAGCCACCCGGCCGTCGAGGGCGTTCACGACCTGACCGTCTTCTACGACGGCACCGTCCTCGAGGTCGAAGTCCACGTCGAGGTCGACGGCGACATGCCGTTTCGCGATGCCCACGACATCGAATCGGAACTGGTCGATCAGTTGCGAGGCCTCGAGAACGTCGGCGACGCACACGTCCACCTCGATCCGTCCGGAATCGGCGAGTGGAAGGAGTCGGCCGACGAGTTCGGATCGCCTTAG
- a CDS encoding magnesium transporter, with translation MEGRQTAWRIYRESLPILVVSLAGGIFAGSVLGSEGMTAGFERFPGMLLLLPAFLATRGNVYGALGARISSGLHQGMIDPEFSWNRRLVNAVAASFINGIGISVFIAFLSWGILQVLGRESARLVELVGIMLVSGVLTSFTLIFGLLGLVFASYKYGLDPDNLIGPIVTTLGDVFGVVFLFVALTVIGVVF, from the coding sequence ATGGAGGGTCGCCAAACCGCGTGGCGCATCTACCGCGAGTCGCTGCCGATTCTCGTGGTGAGTCTCGCCGGCGGGATCTTCGCGGGGTCGGTCCTCGGCTCCGAGGGGATGACGGCCGGGTTCGAACGGTTCCCCGGTATGCTGTTGTTGCTTCCCGCCTTTCTCGCGACCCGCGGGAACGTCTACGGCGCGCTGGGCGCGCGCATCTCGAGCGGCCTCCACCAGGGGATGATCGACCCGGAGTTCTCGTGGAACCGGCGACTCGTCAACGCGGTCGCCGCCTCCTTCATCAACGGAATCGGCATCTCGGTATTCATCGCGTTCCTCTCGTGGGGCATTCTGCAGGTGCTGGGGCGCGAGTCCGCGCGGCTCGTCGAACTCGTCGGAATTATGCTCGTCTCCGGCGTCCTGACCTCGTTCACCCTGATATTCGGGCTGCTGGGACTGGTGTTCGCGAGCTACAAGTACGGTCTCGATCCCGACAACCTGATCGGGCCGATCGTCACCACGCTCGGCGACGTCTTCGGCGTCGTCTTCCTCTTCGTCGCGCTCACCGTCATCGGGGTGGTGTTCTGA
- the serS gene encoding serine--tRNA ligase codes for MLDRTYLRENPDEVRDALENRGADVDLDELLELDERWRELKARGDDLRHQRNQITKKIGELVAEGKDEEREDAIERSRELKDEIEEVEEEGVELEDELKERILEIPQLPHESVPLGIDERHNVEDRRWGFDDSHELPDEVIPHYDLGEELDIIDEERAAKTTGAGFYFLKGEGAQLEHALIQFMLDIHREQDYVDVFPPIPVKSASMRGTGQLPKFADDAYRLGGSNEEAYDEEDLWLCPTAEVPVTNMYANEILLDDDLPLKHQAYTPNFRREAGEHGTETRGIVRVHQFNKVELVNFVEPEESYDRLENLLEEAEEVLKQLGLPYRVLELCTGDLTFASAKTYDIEVWAPGDDMDDGPEEGGRWLEVSSASNFEDFQARRAGLRYRPERHESAEYLHTLNASGLAIPRVMVALLEYYQNEDGTVTIPEPLQPYMGGKEVIEGHEKVGEAALGAGERE; via the coding sequence ATGCTCGACCGGACCTATCTGCGCGAGAACCCCGACGAGGTACGCGACGCCCTCGAGAACCGCGGGGCGGACGTCGACCTCGACGAGTTACTCGAGCTCGACGAGCGGTGGCGAGAACTGAAGGCTCGCGGCGACGACCTGCGCCATCAGCGCAACCAGATCACCAAGAAGATCGGTGAACTCGTCGCCGAGGGCAAAGACGAGGAACGGGAGGACGCTATCGAGCGGTCCCGAGAACTCAAAGACGAGATCGAGGAGGTCGAGGAAGAGGGCGTCGAACTCGAGGACGAACTCAAAGAACGAATCCTCGAGATCCCACAGCTCCCCCACGAGAGCGTTCCGCTGGGGATCGACGAGCGACACAACGTCGAGGATCGGCGCTGGGGGTTCGACGACTCGCACGAGCTGCCCGACGAGGTTATCCCCCACTACGACCTCGGCGAGGAGCTCGACATCATCGACGAGGAACGCGCCGCCAAGACGACCGGCGCTGGCTTCTACTTCCTCAAGGGCGAGGGCGCACAGCTCGAGCACGCCCTGATCCAGTTCATGCTGGACATCCACCGCGAGCAGGACTACGTCGACGTGTTTCCGCCGATCCCGGTCAAGAGCGCCTCCATGCGCGGCACCGGCCAGCTCCCGAAGTTCGCCGACGATGCCTACCGCCTGGGCGGGAGCAACGAGGAGGCGTACGACGAGGAGGACCTCTGGCTCTGCCCCACCGCGGAGGTACCGGTCACCAACATGTACGCAAACGAGATCCTCCTCGACGACGACCTCCCGCTCAAACACCAGGCCTACACGCCCAACTTCCGACGCGAGGCCGGCGAGCACGGTACCGAAACGCGAGGCATCGTCCGCGTCCACCAGTTCAACAAGGTCGAACTCGTCAACTTCGTCGAACCCGAGGAGAGCTACGACCGCCTCGAGAACCTCCTCGAGGAAGCCGAGGAAGTCCTCAAACAACTCGGCCTCCCCTACCGCGTCCTCGAACTCTGTACCGGCGATCTGACCTTCGCCAGCGCCAAGACCTACGACATCGAGGTCTGGGCCCCCGGCGACGACATGGACGACGGCCCCGAGGAAGGCGGCCGCTGGCTCGAGGTCTCGAGCGCGTCGAACTTCGAGGATTTCCAGGCCCGCCGCGCCGGCCTGCGCTACCGGCCCGAGCGCCACGAATCGGCCGAATATCTCCACACCCTGAACGCCTCCGGGCTCGCGATCCCCCGGGTTATGGTGGCGCTCCTCGAGTACTACCAGAACGAGGACGGCACGGTGACGATCCCCGAGCCCCTGCAGCCGTACATGGGCGGAAAAGAGGTCATCGAGGGCCACGAGAAGGTCGGCGAGGCGGCGCTCGGTGCGGGCGAGCGAGAGTAG
- a CDS encoding DUF5781 family protein, translated as MDIRVQGPGPTSPFLSARDLFETEHDLSLPVYVHLRDDPDERTWAAHYDDRHVLNISRQAASSAMARELALHEFAHMARHEQRHPSHTQSTEEVLYLALAGKSVERRKLSHCYQIANHMKDIYADDITLSVGPGEKLLSFLESSLAAAVADRPETPPRPGLERLSASADPEITAVNAAFALALAERHDLVDRDHRLYDLAHAAAMDAPKVDFEAFKQRFRELAREPDTSSYRQVLVDATRAYVGGEGPAAD; from the coding sequence ATGGATATCCGCGTTCAGGGGCCGGGCCCGACTTCTCCATTCCTCAGCGCTCGCGACCTCTTCGAAACCGAACACGACCTCTCGCTGCCGGTCTACGTCCACCTCCGCGACGATCCGGACGAACGAACCTGGGCCGCCCACTACGACGATCGCCACGTGCTCAACATCTCGAGGCAGGCCGCCTCGTCGGCGATGGCCCGCGAACTCGCCCTTCACGAATTCGCACACATGGCTCGCCACGAGCAACGACACCCCTCCCACACGCAGTCGACCGAGGAAGTGCTCTATCTCGCGCTGGCCGGCAAGAGCGTCGAACGGCGCAAACTCTCTCACTGCTATCAGATCGCGAATCACATGAAAGACATCTACGCCGACGACATCACGCTCTCGGTCGGCCCCGGCGAGAAACTGCTCTCCTTTCTCGAGTCGAGCCTCGCCGCGGCGGTCGCCGACCGACCCGAGACGCCGCCCCGGCCCGGCCTCGAGCGCCTCTCCGCGAGCGCCGACCCGGAGATCACGGCCGTAAACGCCGCCTTCGCACTGGCGCTCGCGGAACGGCACGATCTCGTCGACAGGGACCACCGGCTCTACGACCTCGCGCACGCGGCCGCGATGGATGCACCGAAGGTCGACTTCGAGGCGTTCAAACAGCGGTTCCGAGAGCTCGCGCGGGAACCCGACACGAGCTCCTACCGACAGGTGCTCGTCGACGCGACCCGGGCGTACGTCGGCGGCGAGGGACCCGCAGCGGACTGA
- a CDS encoding MBL fold metallo-hydrolase, translating to MEVGDVRKVTTGDCSDLYYLDTGMYGTDEYGAVYIIDDDRPAVVDTGIGTNYDLLREALEDVGIARDELAVIALTHIHLDHAGGAGFLAADYPNADVYVHPIGTDHLIDPSRLVAGTKNAVGEQWAHYVEPEPIPGDRLIEIEDGDGIDLGTHELRVHAAPGHAPHQVVFEDPANDAVFVADAAGIWVPKIEEIRETSPPSNFDLEQCLDDIETLKALDPDVFCYPHFGPRYVGDDVDRALEEYATVLEEWVDAVADKRRELADDEAVLEHFADATEMTDVWGAEKSSEEAKLNARGVLGYLEHRE from the coding sequence ATGGAAGTCGGAGACGTCCGCAAAGTCACGACCGGAGACTGTTCGGATCTCTACTATCTCGACACGGGGATGTACGGTACGGACGAGTACGGGGCCGTCTACATCATCGACGACGACCGCCCCGCCGTCGTCGACACCGGTATCGGCACCAACTACGACCTGCTCCGCGAGGCCCTCGAGGACGTCGGCATCGCTCGGGACGAACTCGCGGTCATCGCGTTGACCCACATTCACCTCGATCACGCCGGCGGCGCGGGCTTTCTCGCGGCGGACTACCCGAACGCCGACGTCTACGTCCATCCGATCGGGACCGATCACCTGATCGATCCCTCCCGTCTGGTCGCCGGGACGAAAAATGCCGTCGGCGAGCAGTGGGCCCACTACGTCGAACCGGAGCCGATCCCCGGCGACCGGCTCATCGAGATCGAGGACGGCGACGGTATCGATCTCGGAACGCACGAACTGCGCGTTCACGCGGCACCCGGCCACGCGCCCCATCAGGTGGTCTTCGAGGATCCCGCGAACGATGCAGTGTTCGTCGCCGACGCCGCCGGCATCTGGGTCCCGAAGATCGAGGAAATCAGGGAGACCTCACCGCCCTCGAACTTCGACCTCGAGCAGTGTCTCGACGACATCGAGACGCTGAAAGCGCTCGATCCGGACGTCTTCTGCTACCCCCACTTCGGGCCGCGATACGTCGGCGACGACGTCGATCGGGCCCTCGAGGAGTACGCGACCGTCCTCGAGGAGTGGGTCGACGCGGTCGCGGACAAACGTCGGGAACTCGCGGACGACGAGGCCGTCCTCGAGCACTTCGCCGACGCGACCGAGATGACCGACGTCTGGGGAGCAGAGAAATCGAGCGAGGAGGCGAAACTGAACGCGCGCGGCGTGCTGGGCTATCTCGAGCACCGGGAGTGA
- the crcB gene encoding fluoride efflux transporter CrcB encodes MVLEGAVTVRLLAHAAVILAQTAVTVTHAAVTVDLEPAHVVGTGGAIGAVLRYWVGQRVSAQASSDRFPLATFAVNVVGSFVFGLAVFAGATESTLRLIGTGICGSFTTFSTFSVETVRLYERGDRALAVGNAAATLACSLAAIGLAWVLVTASPI; translated from the coding sequence ATGGTTCTCGAGGGAGCCGTCACTGTCCGGTTGCTCGCCCATGCGGCCGTCATTCTCGCCCAAACGGCCGTCACCGTCACCCACGCAGCCGTCACCGTCGACCTCGAGCCGGCCCACGTCGTCGGCACCGGCGGCGCGATCGGTGCGGTCCTCCGCTACTGGGTCGGTCAGCGCGTCTCAGCTCAGGCCTCGAGCGATCGATTCCCGCTGGCGACGTTCGCGGTCAACGTCGTCGGCAGTTTCGTCTTCGGACTCGCGGTCTTCGCGGGCGCTACCGAGTCGACGCTTCGACTGATCGGCACCGGAATCTGCGGTTCGTTCACGACCTTCTCGACGTTTTCGGTCGAGACGGTCCGGCTGTACGAGCGTGGGGATCGAGCTCTCGCGGTCGGCAACGCCGCGGCTACCCTCGCCTGTTCGCTCGCGGCGATCGGTCTCGCGTGGGTCCTCGTCACGGCGAGTCCGATCTGA
- a CDS encoding magnesium transporter codes for MAAADPDDPLDTWTIRHIVRTMFPILLVLSMLEMGSGYVLEALEETYLANPTLLVLVPVMIGMGGNLGAILSSRLSTRLHLGLLEFDPRDEVLWTNILAILGLAVTIFSALGIAAWIVGQVIAEPMALVDLMVISMVSGMLLAVIAVALSLGATYVSYTQGLDPDDTTIPVVTNLCDILGVIVLSAVAIVVLN; via the coding sequence ATGGCGGCCGCGGACCCCGACGACCCGCTCGACACCTGGACGATCCGGCACATCGTCAGGACGATGTTTCCCATCCTGCTCGTCCTCTCGATGCTCGAGATGGGATCGGGCTACGTCCTCGAGGCACTCGAGGAGACCTACCTCGCGAACCCGACGCTGCTCGTGCTCGTCCCCGTGATGATCGGGATGGGCGGCAACCTCGGAGCGATCCTCTCCTCGCGGCTCTCGACCCGGCTGCATCTCGGGCTGCTCGAGTTCGACCCTCGAGACGAGGTGCTGTGGACGAACATCCTGGCGATTCTGGGGCTCGCAGTGACGATCTTCTCTGCGCTGGGGATCGCCGCCTGGATCGTCGGCCAGGTCATCGCCGAACCGATGGCGCTCGTCGACCTCATGGTCATCTCGATGGTCAGCGGCATGCTGCTGGCCGTCATCGCGGTCGCGCTCAGTCTCGGTGCGACCTACGTCTCCTACACACAGGGGCTGGATCCCGACGATACGACGATCCCGGTCGTCACGAACCTCTGTGACATTCTCGGCGTTATCGTCCTCTCGGCTGTCGCGATCGTGGTCCTAAACTGA